CCGCCGCGCGAGGATGTGCCGCCTTTGGCCGTCGATACCGGCTGGCCAACCATTCCGGCGGGCGCCAAGTTCGGCGAAGTCAGCGCGGTTGATGTCGATGCCCAAGGCAACGTGTGGGTGCTCCACCGCGCCGGGCGGGTGTGGGAGGAGCCATTCCCCACCGCGCCGATCGCGGAACCCACCGTGTTCAAGTTTGCGCCGGACGGCACCTTGCTCGCCAAGTGGGGGGCGGGGCTGTTTATCATGCCGCACGGCCTCTCGATCGACGCAGCCGGCAAGGTGTGGATCACCGACGTCGCGCATGAACAGGTGTTCCGCTTCAGCCCGGATGGCGTGCAAGAGCTGGTCATCGGCGAGCGGGGCGTGACCCGTCAGGATGCGGGCCATTTCGGCCGCCCTGCTGACGTCGCGTTTCTGGGAGACCGCGTGCTGGTCGCCGATGGCTACGTCAACACGCGCATCGCCGAGTTCTCGCCGGAGGGCAGGTTTGTCCGTGATTGGGGTGACTTCGATGTCGCCCATGCTGTCGCGGTGGATGACAAGCACATCTACGTCGCCGACCGCGAGAACGCGCGGATCCAGGTGTTCGATCATGACGCCAAGCTGATCGAGACCCGCGCATCGCCATCCGGCAATCACACCTACAGCCTCAAGCCCTTGGGCGGCGGGCGTCTGCTCGCTGTCGAGGGGCGTGACGGGGCCGACCGGAAGGGCGCGGTGCTGCGGGTCTATGCCGCTGACGGCAGCATCGCAGCCTCCTACGACATCAGCCTGCCGGGCAAGGACGCGAGCCTCGGCCACGACCTTGCGCTGGGGGCGGACGGCCATATCTATGTCACCGACGTTGCCGGCGGACGCGTTGTCCGCACCCGGCTCCCGCAGAAATCGGACAAGTAATCATGCAAACCAAAGCTGGTGATCCGGGCGCCTTCGCCCATTTCGATCTGTCGCGTGTCGATAGCCCCGCCTTCGTGGTCGATGCGGCAAAGCTGCGCGCCAATTGCCGGGTGCTGGCGGACGTGCGCGATGCTGCGGCAGCCGACGGGGCGGACATCAAGGTGTTTGCCGCGCTGAAGGCGTTTTCCATGTGGTCGGCCGCGCCGATCATCGGCGAATATCTCGACGGGGTTTCGACCTCGGGCCTGTGGGAAGCGCGCCTCGCCTCCGAGTTCTACGATGGCGAGATCGCGACCTATTCCGCCGCCTTCAAGCCCGAGGAGCTGGAGGAGATCTGCCGCCTCTCCGACCACGTGATCTTCAATTCGCCCTTCCAGCACGAGCGCGCTCGGCTGATCCTCGATCACGCGGCGGCCAATGGCGCAGCCGTTAGCGTCGGCCTGCGCATCAATCCTCAAGTGCCCACCGGCGAAGTCGCCAAGTATGACCCCAGCGCCCCCGGATCGCGCCTCGGCTTCCCGCTCGACCAGCTGACCGAGGAGCACATGGAGGGCGTCGAAGGCATCCACTTCCACAACCTGTGCGAACAGGATTTCGAACCGCTCAAGGCGACGTGGGACCGCGTGTTCGACGTGATCGAGCCCTATTTCGACCAGCTCAAGTGGATCAACATGGGCGGCGGCCACCACATTACCCGCGCCGATTACCAGCGCGAGGAACTGGTGGAGTTCCTGAAGGACGCCGCCGAGGATACCGGCTGCCAGATCATCCTTGAACCGGGTGAGGCGGTTGCGCTGGATGCGGGCATTCTCGTCGGCACACTGCTCGATACGATGTTCAACGAGGTGCCGGTCGGCATCACCGATATCAGCGCGACCTGCCACATGCCCGATGTGCTGGAGGCGCCCTATCGCCCGGCGATGCTCGGCGAAATCGCGGACGAGGGCATGATCCCGATCCGTCTCGGCGGGCCTTCGTGCCTCGCGGGTGATGTGATCGGCGATTACCGCTTGCCGGTGCCAGCCGAACCCGGCGCGCGTTTCGCATTCCTCGACCAGGCGCATTACTCGATGGTCAAGACCAACACCTTCAACGGGGTCGCGCTGCCTTCGATCTGGATGTGGGATTCCGAAACCGATGCGCTCGACTGTATCAAACGCTTCGATTACGCCGATTTCAGGGACCGCCTGAGCTGAGGCGGATCGGAAGGGGGAAAGACATGACATTGCGATCCGCTGCGCTGCTTGGCGCATTGGCGCTGGCCGGGTTTGCCGCGCCAGCCTCGGCCCAGGCCTACAGGGCCGACGAGATAAAGAAATCCGTCAATCAGGCCGATCTGGAAACGATCATCGGTGCAATCGGACACACGGTCATCGAGCGGGGGACCGCTCCGGAAGTCTATGCGTTGGCCCAGACCGACACCGGGTTCATGTATTTCCTGCAGGGTTCGGCGTGCGAAATGAACAATGTGCCCGGGTGTCAGGGGATCATGATGCAAGCCCGTTTTGACCTGCCCGCGTCGACCACCCTTGAAACCCTGTCCAAAGCCAATCTTCTGCAACCCGTGTTCAACACTTCGGCCGATTTCGACGCGAAGACGCTGGTATTCACCCGCTATCAGGTGCTCGATCACGGGGTGACAATGGCCAATATCCGCGAAAACGTGGTGGTGCTGCTGAGCCTCATTCAAGAGACCTTCCCGATCGCCGCAGGCGAGCAATAGGGCTTACAATTCGCCTGCCTGCTCCGGGTTGGCTTCCAGCACCCGCCCGCGCTCGTTCTGGTTGATCGCCAGCGCGAGCCCCGCCAGCGCGCCGAACTGACGGGCGGCGCGTTCCACATTCTCGCGGTCGGCGCTCGCATCCATGCCGCCGCTTTCGAACAGGTCGCCGGCCTCGACCGCGATGACAACCTCGCCGCGGGTGAACAGCGCGCGCAGTTCCCGCGCTTCGAAGGCGCTTTCCAGCTTCAGCAAGTGTTCGACATAGGAAGGGTGGACCAGCACCCGCGCCTCGACCTGATCGTCGCTGTAAAGTGCGAAAGTCTCGCCAAAGGCAGGGTGCACCTGATCGACCCGGTCAAGCCGGTGCCCGTCAAAGCTGACATGGTCGCTCGCCCCGCCAAGGCCCATCCACTTGCGATGCTTGCCAGCGCGTTCGAGCAGGGTGGTGGAGTGGAAGCTGCGGCCAAAGCCCATATGGATCACCGGGCCGCGGAACACCGTGACCCAGCGGCGGTTCTTGCCCGACCCGCGCTGTTCTTCGAGATGGGCTTCGTAGAGATTGAATTCATGCCCTTCGAGCGTGCCGTACCAGCGGTCCTCGAAACCGGACCGGTCAAAGCTTGGGACAAGGCCATAGGTGCGCGCGGCGCCAAATTCGCCGCCCGGCTCGACCTCGCTGATGTAGCTCAGGCCATATGTGGCCGCGATGGCGGAATTGATCCCGGATTTGATGGCCTGCGTGGCGGCAGCAATCGGCTGGTATCCCCACCATCCGGCCCCCAACATCCCGCCGATGGATACGATCATGGCGACGGGAGTCTGCGCCAGCGGGCTGAACCAGATGAAGGCGAGCAGTGGCATCAGGATCGCCGCGCCCCAGACCCAGCGCGACGTAGCCTGCTTCTTTGCGCCCTGGCGCATCTCGTCCTGACCGGCGAGCCAGTCCTCCAGCCCACCTGCCATCAGGCTTTCAATCGGCTTGCGCATTGCCTCTCCCGCGCGATTCTTTAACCTGTGTCAGCACAATTGGGCACGTCAGGTAAAGGGGATGAGAATGAAATTGGCTCTTGTGATGGCAATTGTCGTCGTTGTCGGGTTGGTGCTGGTCATCAGCATCTACAACAAACTGGTCGGTCTGCGGCAGGGTGTGCGGCAGGGCGTGGCGGATATCGACGCGCAGTTGCGCCAGCGCCATGATCTGATCCCCAATCTGGTCGAGACGGTGAAAGGCTATGCCGGGCACGAATCGGCGACCCTCGAAGCAGTGATCGCCGCACGCAAGGCCGCAGCCTCCGGCGCGCCGTCATCGGGTAGCGAGCAGCAGTTGCGCGGTGCGCTCGATAACCTGCTGGCGCTGGGCGAAGCCTATCCCGATCTCAAGGCGTCCGCGAACTTCCAGTCGCTCCAGAGCGAGCTTGCCGATGTGGAGGACAAGCTGGCCGCGGCACGCCGTGCGCTCAACGCCGCTGCCGCCCGCTTCAATGCGGCGCGCGAATCCTTCCCTGCGGTGCTGTTCGCCAATGCGCTCGGATTCACGGAAGCGGACTTCCACCGGCTCGATGCGAGCGAGCAGGGCACTGTCGATCAGGTGCCCAGGATCAACTTCTGACGCGGAGAAAAACCGGGAATTTCCGTCACATTCCGGTCGTGTTGGTGGGGGTGTCTCAAAAAAGAAATATTCCGGCGCGTCGGGGTCCATTTTTCGTTTGCATTCCCCCCCCAAAGCCCTAGATGCGCGCTTCCGCTGCCCCAAGGGGACTTCCAAACCGCAAGGCAGCTTGTCGTTTTATGGTTTTCAAAAACCGTTTTGGGGGTCCCTTGAGTTGCACATTTATCCCGACGCACTGGCTGTAGTCCGCGACCTTCGTCCGGACGAACCCGTCATCCTCAACCGCCCGCATGCCGCGCGGCGCGCCGCCCGTTACTTCGTCGAGAAGTTTCCGGGTAAGGTGCTCTATGCGGTGAAAGCCAATCCGG
This DNA window, taken from Porphyrobacter sp. ULC335, encodes the following:
- a CDS encoding peptidyl-alpha-hydroxyglycine alpha-amidating lyase family protein, with the protein product MLSLSACDTAPPPREDVPPLAVDTGWPTIPAGAKFGEVSAVDVDAQGNVWVLHRAGRVWEEPFPTAPIAEPTVFKFAPDGTLLAKWGAGLFIMPHGLSIDAAGKVWITDVAHEQVFRFSPDGVQELVIGERGVTRQDAGHFGRPADVAFLGDRVLVADGYVNTRIAEFSPEGRFVRDWGDFDVAHAVAVDDKHIYVADRENARIQVFDHDAKLIETRASPSGNHTYSLKPLGGGRLLAVEGRDGADRKGAVLRVYAADGSIAASYDISLPGKDASLGHDLALGADGHIYVTDVAGGRVVRTRLPQKSDK
- a CDS encoding carboxynorspermidine decarboxylase, which encodes MQTKAGDPGAFAHFDLSRVDSPAFVVDAAKLRANCRVLADVRDAAAADGADIKVFAALKAFSMWSAAPIIGEYLDGVSTSGLWEARLASEFYDGEIATYSAAFKPEELEEICRLSDHVIFNSPFQHERARLILDHAAANGAAVSVGLRINPQVPTGEVAKYDPSAPGSRLGFPLDQLTEEHMEGVEGIHFHNLCEQDFEPLKATWDRVFDVIEPYFDQLKWINMGGGHHITRADYQREELVEFLKDAAEDTGCQIILEPGEAVALDAGILVGTLLDTMFNEVPVGITDISATCHMPDVLEAPYRPAMLGEIADEGMIPIRLGGPSCLAGDVIGDYRLPVPAEPGARFAFLDQAHYSMVKTNTFNGVALPSIWMWDSETDALDCIKRFDYADFRDRLS
- a CDS encoding YbjN domain-containing protein gives rise to the protein MTLRSAALLGALALAGFAAPASAQAYRADEIKKSVNQADLETIIGAIGHTVIERGTAPEVYALAQTDTGFMYFLQGSACEMNNVPGCQGIMMQARFDLPASTTLETLSKANLLQPVFNTSADFDAKTLVFTRYQVLDHGVTMANIRENVVVLLSLIQETFPIAAGEQ
- a CDS encoding DUF3137 domain-containing protein, with amino-acid sequence MRKPIESLMAGGLEDWLAGQDEMRQGAKKQATSRWVWGAAILMPLLAFIWFSPLAQTPVAMIVSIGGMLGAGWWGYQPIAAATQAIKSGINSAIAATYGLSYISEVEPGGEFGAARTYGLVPSFDRSGFEDRWYGTLEGHEFNLYEAHLEEQRGSGKNRRWVTVFRGPVIHMGFGRSFHSTTLLERAGKHRKWMGLGGASDHVSFDGHRLDRVDQVHPAFGETFALYSDDQVEARVLVHPSYVEHLLKLESAFEARELRALFTRGEVVIAVEAGDLFESGGMDASADRENVERAARQFGALAGLALAINQNERGRVLEANPEQAGEL
- a CDS encoding LemA family protein: MKLALVMAIVVVVGLVLVISIYNKLVGLRQGVRQGVADIDAQLRQRHDLIPNLVETVKGYAGHESATLEAVIAARKAAASGAPSSGSEQQLRGALDNLLALGEAYPDLKASANFQSLQSELADVEDKLAAARRALNAAAARFNAARESFPAVLFANALGFTEADFHRLDASEQGTVDQVPRINF